A single region of the Lycium barbarum isolate Lr01 chromosome 2, ASM1917538v2, whole genome shotgun sequence genome encodes:
- the LOC132628004 gene encoding protein ESSENTIAL FOR POTEXVIRUS ACCUMULATION 1 isoform X1: MGDKTQFDSPLNHQISSKDVQGPNDSIPLSPQWLLPKPGESKAGIVTGDNHLNTHPGYAIRSELVKFPGMGDDMHDNQKKKDVFRPSVLDMESGRRDRWRDEERDTNSAVRRDRWREGDKEIGDGRKVDRWSDSSGRHHGEARRVPGERWTDSGNRESNNDQRRESKWNTRWGPDEKKADWGPDEKDADGVREKWSNPSKDAEMHLEKGSPGLACHGKDEREGDHYRPWRSTSHGRGRSEPTHQALTPNKQVPTFSHGRGRDDGATATFSLGRGRGLSGGSPMNKGSPHVQSFRAFSEKSESASSPLRYSRIKMLDVYRVTDMQSCSNFSDGIVQVPSLTQDEPLEPLALCAPSPEELAILKGIDKGDVLSSGAPQISKDGTLGRNSTEHTQPRRSKLGSREDLSLDDSREESTDNAKVSVEDVIPHREREPSTPGHLPVPHGGVWRSSSIGARSQLAANDAREMPTDIRSRASDMGWLQNQKDKNSERERDLADPSYAKNEGSKWQFGDDPILKRQLSAAMDKELEMRKYSESSPEDLVLYYKDPQDAIQGPFSGSDIIGWFEAGYFGIDLLVRLAAAPHDSPFYLLGDVMPHLRAKARPPPGFGAPKPNADAPGGLDVSSFTKLHAASTEIDMLKSELNYKHSSTTAAENRFLESLMAGKVGHAPLDQFAQSEAGIAAYGANNIGAVPPIGAESGDNLYLLAKKMSLERQRSLPKPFHQDPLPHSQLPSMAENLRQQPHNQNVDLMSLLQGVPDRSAGISSGISGWSNFPVQGGLEPLQERMEMHQGQSMPPQSAFGMQQQRLHPQSPPMTNLLGAMDNTSSILATEKLLSSGVQDPQLLNLLQQQYLLQLQSQAAQGPQQLSLLDKLLMLKQQQQKQEEQQLILRQQQQLLSQVLSDQHPHQRFGEQHFGKLPTPGISAGNASVDPTRFLPSHNLFPMNTQVQLPVMEEAHASNFVLPSSISQDVTQIGNSETASLHLPQQFFGDSSNQRSWGLVEQIDDIQQKVPRMATGMVDPSLHTEFVSKHRLEDGSENNEPPAVTTSEIASHFPHVQQVEKSGIPPPPPAVNNDLHQKDKAESPPAAVPSEPQVEGHLHDGLSVTKELKSVETREVKKSSEKKSKKQKSNKGQTSDLAKGASKSQPSKSLQSDAVIASDTQSVSVDKATAVGAERRDSKPEVAIADVVDEYPEHKPPVSQLISQVQSGQRAWKPAPGFKPKSLLEIQEEEQRRAQAEIAITDVATSLSSLSVSTPWAGVVTNSDHKLVRDPLQDAANSDLNVNNSDVSLNQKSKKSQLHDILAENTLAKSGARERDFPEMTSIPSSVSVNDDDNFIEAKDTKKSRKRSAKSKGAGAKASVPSAVSEVSVGSSPIDKVKSSRQVQPEEVLPAIPSGPSLGDFVVWKGESASSAPIPAPAWSTDSGKLSKPTSLRDILKEQEKKGSSGQQHIPVPTQKSVPNPPARVGGPSWSATGSSPAKAASPIQINSQAGANSKNKVEDDLFWGPIDHPKQEAKQSDYPQLGSQGNWGSKTTPVKGNPGGSLSRQKSVSGKPAERVLTASPASAHSSQKGKKDALTKHSEAMDFREWCENECDRLIGTRDTSFLEFCFKQSKSEAEMLLIENLGSYDPDHEFIDKFLNYKDFLPADVFDMAFQGRNDWRKVTGASARDVASDSVGFDQGSSAQDWATKGGKKKGKKGKKVNLSELGFNVVSNRIMMGEIQTLED; the protein is encoded by the exons ATGGGTGACAAAACTCAATTTGATTCTCCCCTTAACCACCAGATCTCTTCCAAAG ATGTGCAAGGACCGAATGATTCCATTCCGCTTTCACCACAGTGGCTCCTTCCAAAGCCAGGGGAGAGCAAGGCTGGGATAGTTACCGGG GACAACCATCTCAATACACATCCGGGTTATGCTATCCGTTCAGAGTTAGTGAAATTTCCAGGGATGGGTGACGATATGCATGATAATCAAAAGAAGAAAGATGTTTTTAGGCCATCCGTGCTTGATATGGAATCAGGCCGGCGGGATCGCTGGCGTGATGAAGAAAGGGACACCAATTCTGCTGTTCGAAGGGACCGCTGGAGGGAGGGAGATAAGGAGATTGGTGATGGCCGCAAGGTGGATCGCTGGTCTGACTCTTCTGGCAGACATCATGGAGAAGCACGGCGTGTTCCAGGTGAAAGATGGACTGATTCTGGAAATAGGGAAAGCAATAACGATCAGCGTCGAGAGAGCAAATGGAATACGCGTTGGGGGCCTGATGAGAAGAAAGCTGATTGGGGACCTGATGAGAAGGACGCTGATGGTGTGCGTGAGAAATGGAGCAACCCTAGCAAAGATGCTGAGATGCATCTTGAAAAGGGGTCTCCAGGTCTTGCCTGTCACGGAAAGGATGAGAGAGAGGGTGACCACTATCGGCCATGGAGATCTACGTCTCACGGCCGAGGAAGGTCAGAACCTACTCATCAGGCTTTGACACCAAACAAACAGGTTCCTACATTTTCTCATGGCCGGGGACGTGATGATGGAGCAACTGCTACTTTTTCTCTTGGTAGGGGTCGTGGTCTCTCTGGAGGGAGCCCCATGAATAAGGGCTCTCCTCATGTGCAGTCATTCCGGGCATTCTCAGAGAAATCTGAAAGTGCTTCCTCTCCTTTACGATATAGTCGGATAAAAATGCTTGATGTGTATAGAGTGACAGACATGCAGTCCTGTAGCAACTTTTCAGATGGGATTGTGCAAGTTCCTTCACTTACACAAGATGAACCTTTGGAACCTCTTGCATTATGTGCACCCAGTCCCGAGGAATTG GCTATCTTGAAGGGAATTGATAAGGGGGATGTTCTGAGTAGTGGAGCTCCGCAGATCTCTAAAGATGGAACATTAGGTCGAAACTCAACTGAACATACGCAGCCAAGGCGCAGCAAACTAG GTAGCAGAGAAGATTTATCGCTTGATGATTCAAGAGAAGAAAGTACTGACAATGCCAAAG TTTCAGTGGAAGACGTTATTCCTCATAGAGAAAGGGAACCAAGCACACCAGGACACTTACCTGTTCCCCATGGTGGCGTATGGCGATCCTCTTCTATTGGTGCACGTTCACAACTGGCGGCTAATGATGCTAGAGAAATGCCAACTGATATCAGGTCAAGAGCATCTGACATGGGATGGCTACAGAACCAGAAGGATAAGAATTCAGAGCGGGAAAGAGATCTTGCAGATCCTTCTTATGCCAAAAATGAAGGATCTAAATGGCAGTTTGGAGATGATCCTATTCTCAAAAGGCAATTATCTGCGGCCATGGACAAAGAGTTGGAGATGAGGAAATATTCAGAGTCATCTCCGGAGGACCTAGTTTTATATTACAAAGATCCACAAGATGCAATTCAAGGTCCTTTCTCAGGTAGCGATATTATTGGATGGTTTGAGGCTGGATATTTTGGTATAGATTTGCTAGTTCGGTTAGCTGCTGCACCGCATGATTCACCATTTTATCTGCTGGGGGATGTTATGCCCCACTTGCGTGCTAAGGCTCGGCCACCACCTGGATTTGGAGCACCAAAGCCAAATGCAGATGCTCCAGGGGGGTTGGACGTGAGCAGCTTCACAAAACTTCATGCAGCTTCAACTGAGATTGATATGCTAAAGAGTGAACTGAATTACAAGCATAGTTCAACAACTGCGGCTGAGAATAGATTTTTGGAGTCACTGATGGCTGGCAAAGTGGGCCATGCACCGCTTGACCAGTTCGCTCAGTCTGAAG CAGGCATTGCTGCTTATGGTGCTAATAATATCGGTGCTGTTCCTCCTATTGGAGCTGAAAGTGGAGATAATCTGTATCTCTTGGCTAAAAAGATGTCTCTTGAGAGACAGAGATCTCTGCCAAAGCCCTTTCATCAGGATCCTTTGCCTCATTCACAACTGCCTTCAATGGCTGAAAATCTTCGCCAGCAACCCCATAATCAGAATGTTGATTTGATGTCTCTACTTCAGGGCGTACCAGACAGATCAGCTGGTATTAGTAGTGGCATTAGTGGATGGTCTAATTTCCCAGTCCAAGGAGGGTTAGAACCGCTTCAGGAAAGGATGGAGATGCATCAAGGTCAGAGTATGCCCCCTCAATCTGCATTTGGAATGCAACAACAGAGGCTACACCCGCAGAGTCCACCTATGACCAACTTACTAGGTGCCATGGATAACACTTCCAGCATTTTGGCTACTGAGAAGCTACTTTCATCTGGAGTTCAAGATCCACAGCTGTTAAATCTATTGCAGCAACAGTACTTGCTGCAGCTACAATCTCAAGCTGCACAAGGACCACAGCAATTGTCATTGTTAGACAAGTTGTTGATGCTCAAGCAGCAGCAGCAGAAACAGGAGGAACAGCAACTAATATTGCGCCAGCAGCAGCAATTGCTCTCTCAGGTACTTTCAGATCAGCATCCTCATCAGCGATTTGGTGAACAACATTTTGGCAAGTTGCCAACTCCTGGCATATCTGCAGGAAATGCTTCTGTGGATCCCACTCGTTTCCTACCTTCACATAATTTGTTTCCAATGAATACACAAGTACAACTTCCAGTTATGGAAGAAGCTCACGCCTCAAACTTTGTCTTGCCCTCGAGCATTTCTCAGGATGTCACCCAAATAGGTAATTCTGAGACTGCATCGTTGCACTTGCCACAGCAATTTTTTGGAGATTCTTCCAATCAGAGGAGTTGGGGTTTAGTGGAACAAATTGATGATATTCAACAAAAGGTCCCAAGGATGGCAACAGGCATGGTCGACCCATCATTACATACAGAATTTGTCAGCAAACATCGCCTAGAGGATGGCTCAGAAAACAACGAACCTCCAGCCGTCACTACTTCTGAAATTGCCTCTCATTTTCCACATGTTCAGCAAGTAGAAAAGTCCGGtataccaccaccaccaccagctGTCAATAATGACTTGCATCAGAAGGACAAAGCTGAATCACCACCAGCTGCAGTTCCCTCAGAACCACAAGTTGAAGGACATCTACATGATGGGCTCTCTGTAACTAAGGAACTGAAAAGTGTTGAAACACGGGAAGTTAAAAAATCATCTGAAAAGAAGTCGAAGAAGCAAAAGTCCAATAAGGGCCAAACTTCGGACTTAGCGAAGGGAGCTTCTAAGTCACAGCCATCAAAGTCCTTGCAGTCTGATGCTGTGATTGCTTCTGACACTCAATCTGTGTCAGTTGACAAAGCTACAGCTGTAGGTGCAGAAAGAAGAGATAGCAAACCTGAAGTAGCTATTGCTGATGTTGTGGATGAATATCCAGAGCATAAACCACCTGTTTCACAGTTAATCAGCCAAGTACAGTCTGGACAGCGAGCTTGGAAACCTGCTCCTGGTTTCAAGCCAAAGTCATTGTTGGAAATTCAAGAGGAAGAGCAGCGGAGAGCACAAGCAGAAATAGCTATTACAGACGTTGCCACATCTCTCAGCTCCTTGAGTGTGTCTACTCCGTGGGCTGGGGTTGTTACTAATTCAGATCATAAATTAGTGAGAGATCCCCTGCAAGATGCTGCCAACAGTGATTTGAATGTGAACAATTCAGATGTTTCTCTCAACCAGAAGAGTAAGAAAAGTCAATTGCATGATATACTGGCTGAAAACACTTTGGCCAAGTCAGGCGCAAGAGAGAGAGACTTTCCTGAAATGACATCTATTCCATCTTCTGTATCTGTCAATGATGATGACAACTTCATTGAAGCTAAAGACACTAAAAAGAGCCGCAAAAGATCTGCAAAATCTAAGGGTGCGGGGGCGAAGGCCTCTGTGCCCAGTGCTGTTTCTGAGGTCTCTGTTGGATCAAGTCCTATTGACAAAGTCAAAAGCTCGCGTCAGGTACAACCAGAGGAAGTATTACCTGCTATACCATCTGGTCCTTCGCTAGGAGATTTTGTTGTTTGGAAGGGTGAGTCGGCAAGTTCTGCTCCTATTCCTGCTCCAGCATGGTCTACTGACTCGGGAAAACTCTCAAAACCCACATCCTTACGTGACATCCTAAAGGAACAAGAAAAGAAGGGCTCTTCTGGACAGCAGCATATACCAGTGCCAACACAGAAATCTGTGCCAAACCCGCCTGCCAGAGTGGGTGGTCCATCATGGTCTGCCACTGGTTCATCTCCCGCCAAGGCTGCATCTCCTATTCAGATTAACTCACAAGCTGGCGCTAATTCAAAAAATAAAGTGGAGGACGATCTGTTCTGGGGTCCAATAGATCATCCCAAGCAAGAGGCAAAGCA GTCTGACTATCCTCAGCTTGGAAGTCAAGGCAATTGGGGAAGCAAGACCACACCAGTGAAAGGAAATCCTGGCGGTTCATTGAGCAGGCAAAAGTCTGTTAGTGGTAAGCCTGCAGAGCGTGTACTAACCGCATCTCCTGCATCAGCGCACTCCTCCCAGAAAGGGAAGAAGGATGCTCTAACAAAGCATTCAG AAGCAATGGATTTCAGAGAATGGTGTGAGAATGAATGTGATAGGCTCATTGGTACAAGAG aTACCAGCTTTCTGGAGTTCTGTTTCAAGCAATCCAAGTCAGAGGCTGAAATGCTTCTGATAGAGAATCTTGGCTCTTATGATCCTGA
- the LOC132628004 gene encoding protein ESSENTIAL FOR POTEXVIRUS ACCUMULATION 1 isoform X3 translates to MGDKTQFDSPLNHQISSKDVQGPNDSIPLSPQWLLPKPGESKAGIVTGDNHLNTHPGYAIRSELVKFPGMGDDMHDNQKKKDVFRPSVLDMESGRRDRWRDEERDTNSAVRRDRWREGDKEIGDGRKVDRWSDSSGRHHGEARRVPGERWTDSGNRESNNDQRRESKWNTRWGPDEKKADWGPDEKDADGVREKWSNPSKDAEMHLEKGSPGLACHGKDEREGDHYRPWRSTSHGRGRSEPTHQALTPNKQVPTFSHGRGRDDGATATFSLGRGRGLSGGSPMNKGSPHVQSFRAFSEKSESASSPLRYSRIKMLDVYRVTDMQSCSNFSDGIVQVPSLTQDEPLEPLALCAPSPEELAILKGIDKGDVLSSGAPQISKDGTLGRNSTEHTQPRRSKLGSREDLSLDDSREESTDNAKVEDVIPHREREPSTPGHLPVPHGGVWRSSSIGARSQLAANDAREMPTDIRSRASDMGWLQNQKDKNSERERDLADPSYAKNEGSKWQFGDDPILKRQLSAAMDKELEMRKYSESSPEDLVLYYKDPQDAIQGPFSGSDIIGWFEAGYFGIDLLVRLAAAPHDSPFYLLGDVMPHLRAKARPPPGFGAPKPNADAPGGLDVSSFTKLHAASTEIDMLKSELNYKHSSTTAAENRFLESLMAGKVGHAPLDQFAQSEAGIAAYGANNIGAVPPIGAESGDNLYLLAKKMSLERQRSLPKPFHQDPLPHSQLPSMAENLRQQPHNQNVDLMSLLQGVPDRSAGISSGISGWSNFPVQGGLEPLQERMEMHQGQSMPPQSAFGMQQQRLHPQSPPMTNLLGAMDNTSSILATEKLLSSGVQDPQLLNLLQQQYLLQLQSQAAQGPQQLSLLDKLLMLKQQQQKQEEQQLILRQQQQLLSQVLSDQHPHQRFGEQHFGKLPTPGISAGNASVDPTRFLPSHNLFPMNTQVQLPVMEEAHASNFVLPSSISQDVTQIGNSETASLHLPQQFFGDSSNQRSWGLVEQIDDIQQKVPRMATGMVDPSLHTEFVSKHRLEDGSENNEPPAVTTSEIASHFPHVQQVEKSGIPPPPPAVNNDLHQKDKAESPPAAVPSEPQVEGHLHDGLSVTKELKSVETREVKKSSEKKSKKQKSNKGQTSDLAKGASKSQPSKSLQSDAVIASDTQSVSVDKATAVGAERRDSKPEVAIADVVDEYPEHKPPVSQLISQVQSGQRAWKPAPGFKPKSLLEIQEEEQRRAQAEIAITDVATSLSSLSVSTPWAGVVTNSDHKLVRDPLQDAANSDLNVNNSDVSLNQKSKKSQLHDILAENTLAKSGARERDFPEMTSIPSSVSVNDDDNFIEAKDTKKSRKRSAKSKGAGAKASVPSAVSEVSVGSSPIDKVKSSRQVQPEEVLPAIPSGPSLGDFVVWKGESASSAPIPAPAWSTDSGKLSKPTSLRDILKEQEKKGSSGQQHIPVPTQKSVPNPPARVGGPSWSATGSSPAKAASPIQINSQAGANSKNKVEDDLFWGPIDHPKQEAKQSDYPQLGSQGNWGSKTTPVKGNPGGSLSRQKSVSGKPAERVLTASPASAHSSQKGKKDALTKHSEAMDFREWCENECDRLIGTRDTSFLEFCFKQSKSEAEMLLIENLGSYDPDHEFIDKFLNYKDFLPADVFDMAFQGRNDWRKVTGASARDVASDSVGFDQGSSAQDWATKGGKKKGKKGKKVNLSELGFNVVSNRIMMGEIQTLED, encoded by the exons ATGGGTGACAAAACTCAATTTGATTCTCCCCTTAACCACCAGATCTCTTCCAAAG ATGTGCAAGGACCGAATGATTCCATTCCGCTTTCACCACAGTGGCTCCTTCCAAAGCCAGGGGAGAGCAAGGCTGGGATAGTTACCGGG GACAACCATCTCAATACACATCCGGGTTATGCTATCCGTTCAGAGTTAGTGAAATTTCCAGGGATGGGTGACGATATGCATGATAATCAAAAGAAGAAAGATGTTTTTAGGCCATCCGTGCTTGATATGGAATCAGGCCGGCGGGATCGCTGGCGTGATGAAGAAAGGGACACCAATTCTGCTGTTCGAAGGGACCGCTGGAGGGAGGGAGATAAGGAGATTGGTGATGGCCGCAAGGTGGATCGCTGGTCTGACTCTTCTGGCAGACATCATGGAGAAGCACGGCGTGTTCCAGGTGAAAGATGGACTGATTCTGGAAATAGGGAAAGCAATAACGATCAGCGTCGAGAGAGCAAATGGAATACGCGTTGGGGGCCTGATGAGAAGAAAGCTGATTGGGGACCTGATGAGAAGGACGCTGATGGTGTGCGTGAGAAATGGAGCAACCCTAGCAAAGATGCTGAGATGCATCTTGAAAAGGGGTCTCCAGGTCTTGCCTGTCACGGAAAGGATGAGAGAGAGGGTGACCACTATCGGCCATGGAGATCTACGTCTCACGGCCGAGGAAGGTCAGAACCTACTCATCAGGCTTTGACACCAAACAAACAGGTTCCTACATTTTCTCATGGCCGGGGACGTGATGATGGAGCAACTGCTACTTTTTCTCTTGGTAGGGGTCGTGGTCTCTCTGGAGGGAGCCCCATGAATAAGGGCTCTCCTCATGTGCAGTCATTCCGGGCATTCTCAGAGAAATCTGAAAGTGCTTCCTCTCCTTTACGATATAGTCGGATAAAAATGCTTGATGTGTATAGAGTGACAGACATGCAGTCCTGTAGCAACTTTTCAGATGGGATTGTGCAAGTTCCTTCACTTACACAAGATGAACCTTTGGAACCTCTTGCATTATGTGCACCCAGTCCCGAGGAATTG GCTATCTTGAAGGGAATTGATAAGGGGGATGTTCTGAGTAGTGGAGCTCCGCAGATCTCTAAAGATGGAACATTAGGTCGAAACTCAACTGAACATACGCAGCCAAGGCGCAGCAAACTAG GTAGCAGAGAAGATTTATCGCTTGATGATTCAAGAGAAGAAAGTACTGACAATGCCAAAG TGGAAGACGTTATTCCTCATAGAGAAAGGGAACCAAGCACACCAGGACACTTACCTGTTCCCCATGGTGGCGTATGGCGATCCTCTTCTATTGGTGCACGTTCACAACTGGCGGCTAATGATGCTAGAGAAATGCCAACTGATATCAGGTCAAGAGCATCTGACATGGGATGGCTACAGAACCAGAAGGATAAGAATTCAGAGCGGGAAAGAGATCTTGCAGATCCTTCTTATGCCAAAAATGAAGGATCTAAATGGCAGTTTGGAGATGATCCTATTCTCAAAAGGCAATTATCTGCGGCCATGGACAAAGAGTTGGAGATGAGGAAATATTCAGAGTCATCTCCGGAGGACCTAGTTTTATATTACAAAGATCCACAAGATGCAATTCAAGGTCCTTTCTCAGGTAGCGATATTATTGGATGGTTTGAGGCTGGATATTTTGGTATAGATTTGCTAGTTCGGTTAGCTGCTGCACCGCATGATTCACCATTTTATCTGCTGGGGGATGTTATGCCCCACTTGCGTGCTAAGGCTCGGCCACCACCTGGATTTGGAGCACCAAAGCCAAATGCAGATGCTCCAGGGGGGTTGGACGTGAGCAGCTTCACAAAACTTCATGCAGCTTCAACTGAGATTGATATGCTAAAGAGTGAACTGAATTACAAGCATAGTTCAACAACTGCGGCTGAGAATAGATTTTTGGAGTCACTGATGGCTGGCAAAGTGGGCCATGCACCGCTTGACCAGTTCGCTCAGTCTGAAG CAGGCATTGCTGCTTATGGTGCTAATAATATCGGTGCTGTTCCTCCTATTGGAGCTGAAAGTGGAGATAATCTGTATCTCTTGGCTAAAAAGATGTCTCTTGAGAGACAGAGATCTCTGCCAAAGCCCTTTCATCAGGATCCTTTGCCTCATTCACAACTGCCTTCAATGGCTGAAAATCTTCGCCAGCAACCCCATAATCAGAATGTTGATTTGATGTCTCTACTTCAGGGCGTACCAGACAGATCAGCTGGTATTAGTAGTGGCATTAGTGGATGGTCTAATTTCCCAGTCCAAGGAGGGTTAGAACCGCTTCAGGAAAGGATGGAGATGCATCAAGGTCAGAGTATGCCCCCTCAATCTGCATTTGGAATGCAACAACAGAGGCTACACCCGCAGAGTCCACCTATGACCAACTTACTAGGTGCCATGGATAACACTTCCAGCATTTTGGCTACTGAGAAGCTACTTTCATCTGGAGTTCAAGATCCACAGCTGTTAAATCTATTGCAGCAACAGTACTTGCTGCAGCTACAATCTCAAGCTGCACAAGGACCACAGCAATTGTCATTGTTAGACAAGTTGTTGATGCTCAAGCAGCAGCAGCAGAAACAGGAGGAACAGCAACTAATATTGCGCCAGCAGCAGCAATTGCTCTCTCAGGTACTTTCAGATCAGCATCCTCATCAGCGATTTGGTGAACAACATTTTGGCAAGTTGCCAACTCCTGGCATATCTGCAGGAAATGCTTCTGTGGATCCCACTCGTTTCCTACCTTCACATAATTTGTTTCCAATGAATACACAAGTACAACTTCCAGTTATGGAAGAAGCTCACGCCTCAAACTTTGTCTTGCCCTCGAGCATTTCTCAGGATGTCACCCAAATAGGTAATTCTGAGACTGCATCGTTGCACTTGCCACAGCAATTTTTTGGAGATTCTTCCAATCAGAGGAGTTGGGGTTTAGTGGAACAAATTGATGATATTCAACAAAAGGTCCCAAGGATGGCAACAGGCATGGTCGACCCATCATTACATACAGAATTTGTCAGCAAACATCGCCTAGAGGATGGCTCAGAAAACAACGAACCTCCAGCCGTCACTACTTCTGAAATTGCCTCTCATTTTCCACATGTTCAGCAAGTAGAAAAGTCCGGtataccaccaccaccaccagctGTCAATAATGACTTGCATCAGAAGGACAAAGCTGAATCACCACCAGCTGCAGTTCCCTCAGAACCACAAGTTGAAGGACATCTACATGATGGGCTCTCTGTAACTAAGGAACTGAAAAGTGTTGAAACACGGGAAGTTAAAAAATCATCTGAAAAGAAGTCGAAGAAGCAAAAGTCCAATAAGGGCCAAACTTCGGACTTAGCGAAGGGAGCTTCTAAGTCACAGCCATCAAAGTCCTTGCAGTCTGATGCTGTGATTGCTTCTGACACTCAATCTGTGTCAGTTGACAAAGCTACAGCTGTAGGTGCAGAAAGAAGAGATAGCAAACCTGAAGTAGCTATTGCTGATGTTGTGGATGAATATCCAGAGCATAAACCACCTGTTTCACAGTTAATCAGCCAAGTACAGTCTGGACAGCGAGCTTGGAAACCTGCTCCTGGTTTCAAGCCAAAGTCATTGTTGGAAATTCAAGAGGAAGAGCAGCGGAGAGCACAAGCAGAAATAGCTATTACAGACGTTGCCACATCTCTCAGCTCCTTGAGTGTGTCTACTCCGTGGGCTGGGGTTGTTACTAATTCAGATCATAAATTAGTGAGAGATCCCCTGCAAGATGCTGCCAACAGTGATTTGAATGTGAACAATTCAGATGTTTCTCTCAACCAGAAGAGTAAGAAAAGTCAATTGCATGATATACTGGCTGAAAACACTTTGGCCAAGTCAGGCGCAAGAGAGAGAGACTTTCCTGAAATGACATCTATTCCATCTTCTGTATCTGTCAATGATGATGACAACTTCATTGAAGCTAAAGACACTAAAAAGAGCCGCAAAAGATCTGCAAAATCTAAGGGTGCGGGGGCGAAGGCCTCTGTGCCCAGTGCTGTTTCTGAGGTCTCTGTTGGATCAAGTCCTATTGACAAAGTCAAAAGCTCGCGTCAGGTACAACCAGAGGAAGTATTACCTGCTATACCATCTGGTCCTTCGCTAGGAGATTTTGTTGTTTGGAAGGGTGAGTCGGCAAGTTCTGCTCCTATTCCTGCTCCAGCATGGTCTACTGACTCGGGAAAACTCTCAAAACCCACATCCTTACGTGACATCCTAAAGGAACAAGAAAAGAAGGGCTCTTCTGGACAGCAGCATATACCAGTGCCAACACAGAAATCTGTGCCAAACCCGCCTGCCAGAGTGGGTGGTCCATCATGGTCTGCCACTGGTTCATCTCCCGCCAAGGCTGCATCTCCTATTCAGATTAACTCACAAGCTGGCGCTAATTCAAAAAATAAAGTGGAGGACGATCTGTTCTGGGGTCCAATAGATCATCCCAAGCAAGAGGCAAAGCA GTCTGACTATCCTCAGCTTGGAAGTCAAGGCAATTGGGGAAGCAAGACCACACCAGTGAAAGGAAATCCTGGCGGTTCATTGAGCAGGCAAAAGTCTGTTAGTGGTAAGCCTGCAGAGCGTGTACTAACCGCATCTCCTGCATCAGCGCACTCCTCCCAGAAAGGGAAGAAGGATGCTCTAACAAAGCATTCAG AAGCAATGGATTTCAGAGAATGGTGTGAGAATGAATGTGATAGGCTCATTGGTACAAGAG aTACCAGCTTTCTGGAGTTCTGTTTCAAGCAATCCAAGTCAGAGGCTGAAATGCTTCTGATAGAGAATCTTGGCTCTTATGATCCTGA